A window of the Natronomonas salina genome harbors these coding sequences:
- a CDS encoding AzlC family ABC transporter permease, with the protein MSVSFTRSGVVAGFRTCLPVAVGVGGYGIAFGVLARQAGLSVAEATLMSAVVLAGASQLIAVELWDAPLPVLAIVVTTLIVNLRYVLMSASLRPWFKEISPARAYGSLFFVTDESWALSIADLREGAGRGAFLLGAGLAIWVLWVATTAAGAAVGGVIGDPQRYGLDFVLSAIFVAIAVGLWRGREDLLPWVVAAGVAVVGAEALPGRWYILLGGVLGSVVAVVRRG; encoded by the coding sequence ATGTCGGTCTCCTTCACTCGGTCCGGCGTCGTCGCGGGGTTCCGGACCTGCCTGCCGGTGGCCGTCGGCGTCGGCGGTTACGGCATCGCCTTCGGCGTCCTCGCCAGGCAGGCCGGGCTGTCGGTCGCCGAGGCCACCCTGATGAGCGCGGTGGTGCTGGCCGGCGCTTCCCAGCTCATCGCCGTCGAGCTGTGGGACGCGCCGCTGCCCGTCCTCGCGATCGTCGTCACGACGCTGATCGTCAACCTCCGGTACGTCCTGATGAGCGCGTCGCTGCGGCCGTGGTTCAAAGAAATCTCTCCCGCGCGCGCGTACGGGAGCCTGTTCTTCGTGACCGACGAGAGCTGGGCGCTCTCCATCGCGGACCTCCGCGAGGGCGCCGGCCGGGGGGCGTTCCTCCTCGGGGCCGGCCTGGCCATCTGGGTGCTGTGGGTGGCGACCACCGCCGCCGGGGCGGCCGTCGGCGGGGTCATCGGCGACCCGCAGCGCTACGGACTCGACTTCGTGCTGTCAGCCATCTTCGTCGCCATCGCGGTCGGGCTGTGGCGGGGCCGCGAGGACCTGCTCCCCTGGGTCGTCGCCGCGGGCGTGGCGGTCGTCGGGGCGGAGGCGCTCCCCGGCCGCTGGTACATCCTGCTGGGCGGCGTCCTCGGGAGCGTCGTGGCGGTGGTCCGCCGTGGTTGA